The nucleotide window AAGGAAACGGGCCCCCCTTCGCCGAAGGGGTGGCCCGCCAACCGACTGGAGAGCTTTTCGGGGTGCGACATTTTCGAGGCACGCGTCGTGCTTGTAAAGGGCCTGAATAGAAGAACCTGCTTGAGAGGCTAGGAGCAGGTTCTGCGACGACCGGCGGATAGATATGCCGTGATTCGACAGAACTTACGCGGAAACTGACCGATCGATGGTCTCGGGAGCCAGGATGCGCTCGATGACCATGACAGCGGCGCCGGTGACGCCCGCCCGGTCACCGAGCTCGCTGGCACGGATGCCGAGACTCTGGGTGGCCAGTGGCAACGAGCGGCCGTAGATCATTTCGCGGACGCCTGCCAGAAGGTGATCGCCCGCTTCGACCAGGTCGCCGCCGATCACGATCAGCGTCGGGTTGAAGAAGTTGACGATCGAGGCGAGCGCGCTGCCGACCTCTCTGCCGCCCTGCCGGACAAGGCGGATGGCCAGGGGATTGCCTTCCCTGGTCAGGCGGACGACGTCCCGGCCATCGGCGACGTCGAGCCCCACGTCGCGGAGGCGGGCGACCAGAGCCGCGCCGCCGGCCACGGCCTCCAGGCAGCCGACGTAGCCGCAGCGGCATTGCACCTGGTCGATGGTGGGTATGCGAATGTGGCCGATATCCCCTGCGGCGCCCCGGGCGCCGCGATGCAGCCGGCGTCCGGCGATGATGCCACAGCCGATGCCGGTGCCCGCCTTGACGAAGATCAGATGCTCGACCTCGGGGCAGACGGCCCAGTGCTCGCCCAGCGTCATGATGTTCACGTCGTTGTCGACGAGCACCGGAGCGCCGAGCCGCTCGCCGAGCCAGTCGGGTACGGGGAAGCCGTCCCAGCCCGGCATGATCGGAGGGTTGACCGCCGTGCCGCTTTCGTGGTCCACAGGGCCGGGGAGGCCGACGCCGGCTCCGCATACGTCCGACGCAGTGTGACCGCACTCGGCGAGCAACTCGCGGAAGGTGTCGAGAACCCAGCTCAGCGTCGGCTCGGGTCCGCGGTCGATGGGCAGGTCGGCGGCACGTTCCGCCAGGACCGCGCCACCGAGGTCGCTGACGGCGATCCTGGCGTGGGTGACGCCGAGGTCGGCGGCGAGCACCACGCGGGCCTCACGGTTGAAGGAGAAGGCGGTGGCGGGCCTGCCGCCCGACGGAGTCGTCTCCTCGGCGGGCAGGATCAGGCGCTGGTGCAGCAGAGCGTCGATCCGCTGGGACACCGCGCTCCGTGACAGACCGGTGAGCTGGACCAGCTCGGCGCGGGTACGCGCCCGCCCGTCGCGCAGGATCGAGAGTAGTGCTCCCGCTCCGGTCCCACCGG belongs to Microbispora sp. ZYX-F-249 and includes:
- a CDS encoding ROK family protein, which encodes MPGGTGAGALLSILRDGRARTRAELVQLTGLSRSAVSQRIDALLHQRLILPAEETTPSGGRPATAFSFNREARVVLAADLGVTHARIAVSDLGGAVLAERAADLPIDRGPEPTLSWVLDTFRELLAECGHTASDVCGAGVGLPGPVDHESGTAVNPPIMPGWDGFPVPDWLGERLGAPVLVDNDVNIMTLGEHWAVCPEVEHLIFVKAGTGIGCGIIAGRRLHRGARGAAGDIGHIRIPTIDQVQCRCGYVGCLEAVAGGAALVARLRDVGLDVADGRDVVRLTREGNPLAIRLVRQGGREVGSALASIVNFFNPTLIVIGGDLVEAGDHLLAGVREMIYGRSLPLATQSLGIRASELGDRAGVTGAAVMVIERILAPETIDRSVSA